A genomic region of Micromonospora sp. NBC_01796 contains the following coding sequences:
- a CDS encoding glycosyltransferase family 87 protein, giving the protein MSAQSTAGIDEPEKVDHPSRSDGFVRGLAEAIGGPMGEHAAGRPRGGGRGGIVFWSAARIVLALTCLTLALHWVQKSPCQDGAWQNNVQYTRLCYTDVLALYYAEGLNEGKVPYADHPVEYPVVTGYFMGALGLPVHALGESRPGLNQGMWFYNVNAIVLSALAVATVAMLLSLRRRRPWDAALFALSPALLVTATVNWDLLAIGLAAFGMYAWARRRPVAAGILLGLAGAAKLFPLFIFGPLIVLAIRANRLKQALIAAGTAVVTVVAVNLPVAIPYRESWNRFFELNTERPIDWGTLWYIGRYLDGKWNSGNPGDQGPFQWLSNHVDPTLNYLTYVLFGLACVGVALLAVLAPRRPRLAQLAFLVVAAFLIFSKVWSQQYTLWLLPLLVLARPRWGAFLAWQFAEVCYFVAFYGELLGASGKQVFPEGVFVLAATLRLVTVAVLCGLIVREILRPELDPVRATYDDDPDGGVLDGAADAPWFTRWRTGRKAADSGASPEPPSSGEPVPVA; this is encoded by the coding sequence ATGAGCGCGCAGTCGACGGCAGGCATCGACGAGCCTGAAAAGGTGGACCACCCCTCCCGCTCGGACGGCTTCGTCCGCGGACTGGCCGAGGCGATCGGCGGGCCGATGGGCGAACACGCCGCCGGCCGACCTCGCGGCGGTGGACGCGGCGGCATCGTGTTCTGGAGCGCCGCCCGGATCGTGCTGGCCCTGACCTGCCTCACCCTCGCCCTGCACTGGGTGCAGAAGTCGCCCTGCCAGGACGGCGCGTGGCAGAACAACGTGCAGTACACCCGCCTCTGCTACACCGACGTGCTCGCGCTCTACTACGCCGAGGGCCTCAACGAGGGCAAGGTGCCGTACGCGGACCACCCGGTCGAGTACCCGGTGGTGACCGGTTACTTCATGGGCGCCCTGGGTCTGCCCGTACATGCGCTCGGTGAGTCCCGTCCCGGCCTCAACCAGGGCATGTGGTTCTACAACGTCAACGCCATCGTGCTCAGCGCCCTGGCGGTCGCGACCGTGGCCATGCTGCTGTCGCTGCGCCGCCGCCGACCCTGGGACGCGGCGCTGTTCGCCCTGTCACCCGCGCTGCTGGTCACCGCCACCGTCAACTGGGACCTGCTCGCCATCGGCCTGGCCGCCTTCGGGATGTACGCCTGGGCCCGGCGCCGACCCGTCGCGGCCGGCATCCTGCTCGGCCTGGCCGGCGCGGCGAAGCTCTTCCCGCTGTTCATCTTCGGCCCGCTGATAGTGCTGGCCATCCGAGCGAACCGGCTGAAACAGGCGCTGATAGCCGCCGGCACCGCCGTCGTCACGGTCGTCGCGGTCAACCTCCCGGTGGCGATCCCCTACCGGGAGAGCTGGAACCGGTTCTTCGAACTGAACACCGAGCGGCCGATCGACTGGGGCACACTCTGGTACATCGGCCGCTACCTGGACGGGAAGTGGAACAGCGGCAACCCCGGTGACCAGGGGCCGTTCCAGTGGCTCAGCAACCACGTCGACCCCACCCTCAACTACCTGACGTACGTCCTGTTCGGGCTGGCCTGCGTCGGCGTGGCCCTGCTGGCGGTGCTCGCGCCGCGCCGGCCGAGGCTGGCCCAACTCGCCTTCCTCGTGGTGGCCGCGTTCCTCATCTTCAGCAAGGTCTGGTCCCAGCAGTACACGCTCTGGCTGCTGCCGCTGCTGGTGCTCGCCCGGCCCCGCTGGGGCGCGTTCCTGGCCTGGCAGTTCGCCGAGGTCTGCTACTTCGTCGCCTTCTACGGCGAACTGCTCGGCGCCTCCGGCAAACAGGTCTTCCCGGAGGGCGTGTTCGTGCTCGCCGCCACCCTCCGGCTGGTCACCGTGGCCGTGCTCTGCGGGCTGATCGTGCGGGAGATCCTCCGCCCCGAACTCGACCCCGTACGCGCCACCTACGACGACGACCCCGACGGCGGGGTACTGGACGGTGCGGCGGACGCGCCGTGGTTCACCCGATGGCGTACGGGGCGGAAGGCTGCCGACTCCGGTGCCTCCCCCGAACCGCCCTCGTCCGGCGAGCCGGTGCCGGTGGCCTAG
- a CDS encoding transglycosylase domain-containing protein: MRKRINWLIAGFAVLIMLAGGGVVATTYYSTTVVLPEDLALPLSSTIYASDGTTQLVKMGEYNRNFVTIEQIPDYVEQAVASAEDRNFYTHGGLDYVGIARAAWNNFTGGSKQGASTITQQYARNAMELSGGYGRKIKEAVLASKLNEKYSKPEIMKFYLNTIYFGRGAYGIDAAAQAYFHVPVDKLTPAQGAVLAAVIKQPQPDEVTGHKGYDPADNPEAAKDRWNYVLSGMVEKKWLPADQRPVDYPEVFPPNTACSTECGINTPVGNVVNYVRDEMVEKKICSSAETCVKEIRDGGYKITTTIDGKMQKALEAAAWRKAKGSELSDQPDNLMAAAVAIEPGTGRVLAYFGGDNGTGHDYAGKNMEGTLTGGHPPGSTFKIYTLAAALEAGIAVDSHWDASPFKVGGNGPSVQNAGRNASCAKNCSLLESTVQSYNVPFYHVTEKIGVDKVVEMAKAAGVTTMWTDAGKPYDLLKGSGKDSPFDTYVGYGQYAITVLDHATGVATLAARGKYSKPHFVAKVEQKDTETGAWKKVGGEQIKVEQRIRTEVADSVNAVLEKIPAANKDTLSGNRPATGKTGTWELNPTSRDNAHAWMVGATPQVATAVWVGNVGDLKAIKDKNKSAIGGNGLPADIWKDFMNAALKGKKTEKFADPPKDFGDPDAGNGIAPPPTPTICTDPNPLLCPPGSIIPNQPNQPGQPNQPGQPNQPGQPNQPGQPNQPGQPNNPGRPEGGGGGGGGTVTPTPRTRN; this comes from the coding sequence ATGCGTAAGCGGATCAACTGGCTAATCGCCGGTTTCGCCGTACTGATCATGCTCGCCGGTGGTGGGGTCGTGGCGACGACGTACTACTCCACCACGGTGGTGCTGCCGGAGGACCTGGCGCTTCCGCTTTCCAGCACCATCTACGCCAGCGACGGCACCACCCAGCTGGTGAAGATGGGCGAGTACAACCGGAACTTCGTCACGATCGAGCAGATCCCCGACTACGTCGAACAGGCGGTCGCGTCGGCCGAGGACCGCAACTTCTACACCCACGGCGGTCTCGACTACGTGGGTATCGCCCGAGCCGCCTGGAACAACTTCACCGGCGGCAGCAAGCAGGGCGCGTCGACCATCACCCAGCAGTACGCCCGCAACGCGATGGAACTCAGCGGCGGCTACGGGCGGAAGATCAAAGAAGCGGTGCTGGCGTCCAAGCTGAACGAGAAGTACAGCAAGCCCGAGATCATGAAGTTCTACCTGAACACGATCTACTTCGGTCGGGGCGCGTACGGGATCGACGCGGCGGCGCAGGCGTACTTCCACGTACCGGTGGACAAGCTGACCCCCGCCCAGGGCGCGGTGCTGGCAGCGGTGATCAAGCAGCCACAGCCGGACGAGGTGACCGGGCACAAGGGTTACGACCCGGCGGACAACCCCGAGGCAGCCAAGGACCGGTGGAACTACGTCCTGAGTGGCATGGTGGAGAAGAAGTGGCTGCCGGCCGACCAGCGGCCGGTCGACTACCCGGAGGTCTTCCCACCCAACACCGCCTGCTCCACCGAGTGCGGCATCAACACCCCAGTCGGCAACGTGGTCAACTACGTGCGCGACGAGATGGTGGAGAAGAAGATCTGCTCGAGCGCCGAGACCTGTGTCAAGGAGATCCGGGACGGCGGCTACAAGATCACCACCACCATCGACGGCAAGATGCAGAAGGCCCTCGAAGCCGCCGCCTGGCGCAAGGCCAAGGGGTCCGAGCTCAGCGACCAGCCGGACAACCTGATGGCCGCCGCGGTGGCGATCGAACCGGGAACCGGCCGGGTGCTGGCCTACTTCGGCGGTGACAACGGCACCGGTCACGACTACGCCGGCAAGAACATGGAAGGCACCCTGACCGGTGGACATCCGCCGGGCTCGACCTTCAAGATCTACACCTTGGCGGCGGCCCTGGAAGCCGGTATCGCAGTCGATTCGCACTGGGACGCGTCGCCGTTCAAGGTCGGTGGCAACGGCCCGAGCGTGCAGAACGCCGGTCGTAACGCGAGCTGTGCCAAGAACTGCTCGTTGTTGGAATCCACTGTCCAGTCGTACAACGTGCCCTTCTACCACGTGACCGAGAAGATCGGCGTGGACAAGGTGGTCGAGATGGCCAAGGCGGCCGGTGTCACCACCATGTGGACCGACGCAGGGAAGCCGTACGACCTGCTCAAGGGCTCCGGCAAGGACTCCCCGTTCGACACCTACGTCGGTTACGGCCAGTACGCGATCACCGTGCTCGACCACGCCACCGGTGTGGCCACGCTCGCCGCCCGGGGCAAGTACAGCAAGCCGCACTTCGTCGCGAAGGTCGAGCAGAAGGACACCGAGACCGGCGCCTGGAAGAAGGTCGGCGGCGAGCAGATCAAGGTGGAGCAGCGGATCCGTACCGAGGTCGCCGACAGCGTCAACGCGGTGCTGGAGAAGATCCCCGCGGCGAACAAGGACACCCTGTCCGGCAACCGCCCCGCGACCGGCAAGACCGGTACCTGGGAACTGAACCCGACCAGCAGGGACAACGCCCACGCCTGGATGGTCGGCGCCACCCCGCAGGTCGCGACCGCGGTCTGGGTCGGCAACGTCGGTGACCTGAAGGCGATCAAGGACAAGAACAAGTCGGCGATCGGCGGCAACGGGCTACCCGCCGACATCTGGAAAGACTTCATGAACGCCGCCCTCAAGGGCAAGAAGACGGAGAAGTTCGCGGATCCGCCGAAGGACTTCGGTGACCCGGACGCCGGCAACGGCATCGCGCCGCCACCGACGCCGACGATCTGCACCGACCCGAACCCGCTGTTGTGCCCCCCGGGGAGCATCATCCCCAATCAGCCGAACCAGCCTGGTCAGCCCAACCAGCCGGGTCAGCCCAACCAGCCCGGCCAGCCGAACCAACCGGGTCAGCCCAACCAACCGGGCCAACCCAACAACCCGGGTCGACCCGAGGGCGGTGGCGGCGGTGGTGGCGGAACCGTGACCCCCACCCCGCGTACGCGGAACTGA
- a CDS encoding DUF5318 domain-containing protein translates to MRTQRRVVDYSLQKRAVLREVYAGRVGTYEVCDASPYLKNAAHFHGEPTEVRCPICRRENLTHVHYIYGDELKQSAGQARRLAELPVLAMTVREFQVYVVEVCQGCNWNHLVEQYLLGRDGLATDQGDAGGGEAMAATGSRTPTARRRREAQR, encoded by the coding sequence ATGCGTACGCAGCGCCGGGTGGTGGACTACTCGCTCCAGAAGCGGGCGGTGCTGCGCGAGGTCTACGCCGGACGGGTCGGCACCTACGAGGTCTGCGACGCGTCTCCGTACCTGAAGAACGCCGCTCACTTCCACGGCGAGCCGACCGAGGTGCGGTGCCCGATCTGCCGGCGCGAGAATCTCACGCACGTCCACTACATTTACGGCGATGAGCTCAAGCAGTCCGCCGGTCAGGCACGCAGGTTGGCGGAGCTACCCGTGCTCGCCATGACTGTGCGTGAATTCCAGGTGTACGTGGTCGAGGTCTGCCAGGGCTGCAACTGGAACCACCTCGTCGAGCAGTACCTGCTCGGCCGGGACGGTCTGGCGACCGATCAGGGTGACGCCGGTGGTGGCGAGGCGATGGCCGCCACGGGCTCCCGGACCCCGACAGCTCGTCGAAGGCGTGAGGCGCAACGGTGA